The Thermotoga neapolitana DSM 4359 sequence CTTTCTGATGGATGAGACCCTGGGGCACATGAGGGAAAGCTTCTATCCTCCAAAAGACGAAGATCTTTTCGTCATAGAACGACTGAAAGACACATCTTTCGGTGAAGAAGAGTTGTTCGTTCCGTTTTCCGAGAGCGAGTACGCAGAACCCACACCGCTACCAATGGCAGAGATGGGAAGGACCAAGTTCCACGTTTCCGGTCTTGTACACGATGAATCTGGTTTTCCTCTCAGCTCTCCTAATGTGGCGGAGAAACTGATAAGACGGCTCACCAACAAGATAAGGCTTCACTCGGACGAACTCGCCCTGTACGAAGAGTACGAAGTGGAAGATGCAGAGATTTTGGTGGTGGCGTACGGTATTGTCGCAAGAAGTGCTCTGAAGGCTGTGAAAATAGCAAGACGCGACCGGATCAAAGTGGGACTGTTCAAACCCATTACGATCTGGCCAGCTCCCATTTCGAGATTCAGAAAGCTGGTGGAGAAGGTGAACACAATTATCATCGCCGAGATGAATCTGGGGCAGTACGCAAAGGAACTGATCAGTGCCATCGACAGAAAGTCGAAGGTCATAAGAACGATAAACAAAGTGAACGGAGAACTCATAAAACCGGAAGAGATACTCGATGTTATAACCGAAACTCAAATAGAGATTTAATCAGGATGGGGTACAATATTGATGGAATCAAAAAAGCGAGGAGGTGGAGATTGTGTACGTGGAAATCGTTGATGTGAGGGCAAGAGAAGTTCTC is a genomic window containing:
- a CDS encoding 2-oxoacid:acceptor oxidoreductase subunit alpha is translated as MPEMMFLQGNEACALGAIRAGCRFFAGYPITPSTEIAEVMARELPKVGGVFIQMEDEIASAAAVVGASLAGVKAMTATSGPGFSLMQEVIGYAIMTETPCVFVNVMRLGPSTGLPTKPAQGDIMQARWGTHGDHAIIALYPSTVEEVYRHIITAFNMAEEYRTPVIFLMDETLGHMRESFYPPKDEDLFVIERLKDTSFGEEELFVPFSESEYAEPTPLPMAEMGRTKFHVSGLVHDESGFPLSSPNVAEKLIRRLTNKIRLHSDELALYEEYEVEDAEILVVAYGIVARSALKAVKIARRDRIKVGLFKPITIWPAPISRFRKLVEKVNTIIIAEMNLGQYAKELISAIDRKSKVIRTINKVNGELIKPEEILDVITETQIEI